A region of Necator americanus strain Aroian chromosome I, whole genome shotgun sequence DNA encodes the following proteins:
- a CDS encoding hypothetical protein (NECATOR_CHRI.G347.T1) gives MQKYWIIDADKPNLETCHLMKGHSEHRSNAWRPEEVFRTCVQALEGRCSRRSKQIHEQKLAVKEFVAKVEIILLNELGRTLETANEPDRRLISRLNRALLSYDSNDIGIYHVPSPSRPAWKTWNLDQEDPVKMMQVVDTVSELLQLPREESYEEEEIALKPRSEWNPRHVAEIIATSLGAKIPADTSSLFSRATSPDRKSDVCEMDNGRRRGNSVDSFRRTMPLEPNVFVRDRPSTMSFRERSVPSEDTHTLHSLGSPAPSHTSADSKPGSVMSSIPAYPCDQSFGSAGSSTSQAVTPTPFTVNGSATEGSSSTEQNNGQNERVRVFGKNFLTRPICVQAFSTKTLQNHIAVSDSCGGVYITDTNGNIKEHVLVKNSSASSVAVDEKNDVMYVSIMQSKGRSVHVFDIANGFKKLDIIVCPKDPKVEMSRTRWLTVGPRGQLFMVSGDNVKSALWCYVRARKAWKTLKESRKTRYQYLSVAEDQAEYKAVVLLTCDAANNRLLLFVIDHTISLINEYDLSKTYRLSEHISSPASAIVDEHGNLLVLDYANGKLWILLSGVKGVRRLKEIHFDDPLRAQEALGISACGDDVYVACFNRCEVRIAPYLEGGVFTALSSCTVRTSSSSKQPQRSSSLPRPPESQV, from the exons ATGCAAAAATACTGGATCATCGATGCTGATAAACCAAATCTGGA AACATGCCATTTGATGAAAGGTCATTCCGAGCATCGTTCGAACGCATGGCGACCGGAAGAGGTGTTTCGGACGTGCGTACAAGCGTTGGAAGGACGTTGTTCACGTCGTAGCAAACAAATCCATGAACAGAAACTTGCCGTCAAGGAATTTGTTGccaag gtGGAAATTATTCTGCTTAACGAACTCGGTCGAACCTTGGAAACTGCGAATGAACCGGATAGACGTTTGATTTCAAGGCTGAACCGG GCCTTACTATCCTATGATTCTAACGATATCGGCATCTATCATGTCCCGTCACCATCTCGACCCGCTTGGAAGACGTGGAATTTGGATCAAGAGGATCCGGTGAA GATGATGCAAGTGGTGGATACCGTATCCGAATTGTTGCAATTGCCACGAGAGGAGAGCTATGAA GAGGAAGAGATCGCCTTAAAGCCTCGGAGCGAATGGAACCCGCGTCATGTGGCCGAAATTATCGCCACATCGCTTGGAGCAAAAATTCCCGCCGATACGTCGAGTCTTTT CTCCCGAGCAACATCACCGGATAGGAAATCGGATGTATGTGAGATGGACAACGGTAGGAGGAGAGGGAACAGCGTTGACTCGTTCCGTAGGACAATGCCATTAGAGCCGAATGTTTTT GTCCGGGATCGCCCTTCTACGATGTCTTTTCGCGAGCGATCCGTGCCATCTGAGGATACGCATACTCTACATAGCCTTGG ATCACCAGCTCCATCCCATACCAGCGCTGATTCGAAACCTGGTTCAGTTATGTCATCGATACCCGCATATCCGTGTGATCAGTCGTTTGGCAGTGCAGGA TCGTCCACCTCACAAGCGGTCACACCAACTCCATTCACCGTGAACGGCTCAGCGACTGAAGGGAGTTCATCGACCGAACAGAACAATGGACAAAATGAACGCGTACGAGTTTTCGGGAAAAATTTCCTCACTCGTCCGATTTGTGTGCAGGCGTTCTCGACCAAGACCCTTCAGAATCATATAGCTGTTTCAGATAGTTGCGGAG GCGTCTACATCACTGACACTAATGGAAACATCAAAGAGCATGTGCTTGTGAAAAATTCCTCGGCTAGTTCGGTTGCTGTGgatgaaaaaaacgacgtaAT gTATGTGAGTATAATGCAATCGAAAGGAAGATCTGTTCACGTATTCGACATTGCTAACGGTTTCAAAAAACTAGAC ATAATTGTGTGCCCGAAAGATCCCAAGGTGGAAATGAGTCGAACTCGATGGCTTACGGTTGGACCACGTGGTCAACTTTTTATGGTTAGCGGTGACAATGTGAAAAGTGCCTTATGGTGCTACGTCAGGGCTAGGAAG gcttGGAAAACACTTAAAGAATCAAGGAAAACTCGATATCAATATTTGAGTGTGGCTGAGGATCAAGCCGAGTACAA AGCCGTCGTGCTGCTAACGTGCGATGCGGCAAATAATCGACTTCTACTTTTCGTCATCGACCACACCATTTCGCTGATTAACGAATATGATCTGAGTAAAACCTATCGGCTCTCCGAGCATATAAGTAGCCCTGCATCTGCTATCGTGGATGAG CACGGGAATCTTCTTGTGTTGGACTACGCTAACGGGAAACTTTGGATTCTCCTCTCTGGCGTGAAGGGGGTCCGCCGTCTCAAGGAAATCCATTTCGACGATCCGCTACGCGCACAAGAAGCGCTGGGAATCAGCGCCTGT ggCGATGACGTCTACGTGGCGTGTTTCAATCGATGCGAGGTTCGAATCGCACCATACCTTGAGGGCGGAGTATTCACAGCTTTAAGTTCGTGTACCGTTCGTACGTCGTCATCGTCGAAACAGCCGCAACGTAGCAGCAGCCTACCACGACCGCCCGAGAGTCAAGTATAA
- a CDS encoding hypothetical protein (NECATOR_CHRI.G347.T2) — protein sequence MKGHSEHRSNAWRPEEVFRTCVQALEGRCSRRSKQIHEQKLAVKEFVAKVEIILLNELGRTLETANEPDRRLISRLNRALLSYDSNDIGIYHVPSPSRPAWKTWNLDQEDPVKMMQVVDTVSELLQLPREESYEEEEIALKPRSEWNPRHVAEIIATSLGAKIPADTSSLFSRATSPDRKSDVCEMDNGRRRGNSVDSFRRTMPLEPNVFVRDRPSTMSFRERSVPSEDTHTLHSLGSPAPSHTSADSKPGSVMSSIPAYPCDQSFGSAGSSTSQAVTPTPFTVNGSATEGSSSTEQNNGQNERVRVFGKNFLTRPICVQAFSTKTLQNHIAVSDSCGGVYITDTNGNIKEHVLVKNSSASSVAVDEKNDVMYVSIMQSKGRSVHVFDIANGFKKLDIIVCPKDPKVEMSRTRWLTVGPRGQLFMVSGDNVKSALWCYVRARKAWKTLKESRKTRYQYLSVAEDQAEYKAVVLLTCDAANNRLLLFVIDHTISLINEYDLSKTYRLSEHISSPASAIVDEHGNLLVLDYANGKLWILLSGVKGVRRLKEIHFDDPLRAQEALGISACGDDVYVACFNRCEVRIAPYLEGGVFTALSSCTVRTSSSSKQPQRSSSLPRPPESQV from the exons ATGAAAGGTCATTCCGAGCATCGTTCGAACGCATGGCGACCGGAAGAGGTGTTTCGGACGTGCGTACAAGCGTTGGAAGGACGTTGTTCACGTCGTAGCAAACAAATCCATGAACAGAAACTTGCCGTCAAGGAATTTGTTGccaag gtGGAAATTATTCTGCTTAACGAACTCGGTCGAACCTTGGAAACTGCGAATGAACCGGATAGACGTTTGATTTCAAGGCTGAACCGG GCCTTACTATCCTATGATTCTAACGATATCGGCATCTATCATGTCCCGTCACCATCTCGACCCGCTTGGAAGACGTGGAATTTGGATCAAGAGGATCCGGTGAA GATGATGCAAGTGGTGGATACCGTATCCGAATTGTTGCAATTGCCACGAGAGGAGAGCTATGAA GAGGAAGAGATCGCCTTAAAGCCTCGGAGCGAATGGAACCCGCGTCATGTGGCCGAAATTATCGCCACATCGCTTGGAGCAAAAATTCCCGCCGATACGTCGAGTCTTTT CTCCCGAGCAACATCACCGGATAGGAAATCGGATGTATGTGAGATGGACAACGGTAGGAGGAGAGGGAACAGCGTTGACTCGTTCCGTAGGACAATGCCATTAGAGCCGAATGTTTTT GTCCGGGATCGCCCTTCTACGATGTCTTTTCGCGAGCGATCCGTGCCATCTGAGGATACGCATACTCTACATAGCCTTGG ATCACCAGCTCCATCCCATACCAGCGCTGATTCGAAACCTGGTTCAGTTATGTCATCGATACCCGCATATCCGTGTGATCAGTCGTTTGGCAGTGCAGGA TCGTCCACCTCACAAGCGGTCACACCAACTCCATTCACCGTGAACGGCTCAGCGACTGAAGGGAGTTCATCGACCGAACAGAACAATGGACAAAATGAACGCGTACGAGTTTTCGGGAAAAATTTCCTCACTCGTCCGATTTGTGTGCAGGCGTTCTCGACCAAGACCCTTCAGAATCATATAGCTGTTTCAGATAGTTGCGGAG GCGTCTACATCACTGACACTAATGGAAACATCAAAGAGCATGTGCTTGTGAAAAATTCCTCGGCTAGTTCGGTTGCTGTGgatgaaaaaaacgacgtaAT gTATGTGAGTATAATGCAATCGAAAGGAAGATCTGTTCACGTATTCGACATTGCTAACGGTTTCAAAAAACTAGAC ATAATTGTGTGCCCGAAAGATCCCAAGGTGGAAATGAGTCGAACTCGATGGCTTACGGTTGGACCACGTGGTCAACTTTTTATGGTTAGCGGTGACAATGTGAAAAGTGCCTTATGGTGCTACGTCAGGGCTAGGAAG gcttGGAAAACACTTAAAGAATCAAGGAAAACTCGATATCAATATTTGAGTGTGGCTGAGGATCAAGCCGAGTACAA AGCCGTCGTGCTGCTAACGTGCGATGCGGCAAATAATCGACTTCTACTTTTCGTCATCGACCACACCATTTCGCTGATTAACGAATATGATCTGAGTAAAACCTATCGGCTCTCCGAGCATATAAGTAGCCCTGCATCTGCTATCGTGGATGAG CACGGGAATCTTCTTGTGTTGGACTACGCTAACGGGAAACTTTGGATTCTCCTCTCTGGCGTGAAGGGGGTCCGCCGTCTCAAGGAAATCCATTTCGACGATCCGCTACGCGCACAAGAAGCGCTGGGAATCAGCGCCTGT ggCGATGACGTCTACGTGGCGTGTTTCAATCGATGCGAGGTTCGAATCGCACCATACCTTGAGGGCGGAGTATTCACAGCTTTAAGTTCGTGTACCGTTCGTACGTCGTCATCGTCGAAACAGCCGCAACGTAGCAGCAGCCTACCACGACCGCCCGAGAGTCAAGTATAA